TATTGCTTTAATTAAGGTGACCCGGATTCCACGCCTGCTTTGAGCATCCCATATGGCTGCTACCTTCCGGTCCTGACCAGGTTTAGGCGTCACAGCCGCATGGGGCCGAGTCAATAATATTCTAGCAATAGCTAACCACGTTATTAAGAATTAAATGCAAACCACAGAATTGGTTCGTTTTAAAAAGTTTGGTAAACAGATAATCGTATTAACTGCTTGGGATGCTATTTCATCCTCAATAGTAGAGGCCGCAGGAGCTGATGTTGTTTTAGTAGGAGATTCACTTGGAATGGTTGTCTTAGGACACGCAACGACACTTCCAGTAACACTTGATCAAATACTTCACCACACACAGGCTGTATGTAGAGGCTTTTCTAAACCTCTTTCCGAACAACCATTAGTAGTTTGTGATCTCCCTTTTTTAAGTTATCAATGTGGCGAAGACAAGGCTGTTGAAGCTGCTGGAACTCTCCTGAAAAATTCATCTGCTTCAGCAGTGAAACTTGAAGGAGCTGAACCTGAGACTTTATTAGTAATTAAAAGACTTATTAGAACTGGAATCCCTGTAATGGGTCATCTTGGCCTAACTCCTCAATCAGTTCATCAACTTGGATATAAATCACAAGCCAGGGACAAAGACAGTCAAGAAAAAATTTTCAAAGATTCAAAAATGCTTCAAGAATCAGGATGTTTTGCAATAGTTCTTGAACATATCCCAGGAGAAATTGCCAGCCAATTAAAGAATCATTTAGACATTCCCGTAATTGGCATTGGAGCAGGCTGTAATTGTGATGGGCAGGTAAGAGTTACAGCTGATATTCTTGGCCTTTCAATTTCACAGCCTCCTTTTGCAAAACCTTTCCTAGCAGGACGAGAACTTTGCATCGATGCCTTAAAAGAATGGATTAATTCTACTAATCCAGATCAAGCGAATCCCACCACAAAAACATTTGAATCAAAATCTGATTGCTAATTTGCATCCCTCTCGGATCACTTAAAAAATATCTTCCATTGTTTCTTAATAGAGACCCATCGTTTAAAGAATTCAACCAAAAGTTCTCTAGTAATTTTAAATTTTTATCGCATTCTTTTTGCGTCCATCCTGAATTTTTAGCAAGTTCCTCAAAATGAATACCTTCACGTCTTCTTAGGCCAATCATCAATAGTTCATCCAATGGCATTGGTTTTGACTTTTCATTACACAAAGCTTTCTCTGATAATTGACTCTCTTGCTGTAGAAGCCATTTTTTATACCCAGCAATTGTTCTGGGTCTAGTGAATCGCTCCCCCCAAGGAGCACTTGTTGCCCCCATGCCAAAGCCCCACCAACCAGAACCACTCCAATACACACGATTATGTCTAGATGCATGTCCCGGCAATGAGTAACTTGAAATCTCGTACCTAGAGAAACCCCTACTTTTCAGAAATCTATTTGTTAAAAAATCTATTTTTTGAGCTTCAGATTCAATTGGGATATTCAAATTACCTTTTTTATGTAATCTTCCAAAAACAGTACCTGGTTCGATTGTCAAATCATAAATTGACAAATGTGGGGCTTCCGTTTCAACTGCTTGGTTCAACTCTTTAATCCACTTAGACAAATTTATACCAGGAAGATTCTGAATCAAATCAAGGCTCCAGCTTCTTATAATTCCTTTTTTAAAAAAGTTATTTAACCAATTGCAAGCCTCTATTAATTGTGAGGAATTATGTTTTCTACCAATTGAGGCCAAAATATTATCATCAAAGGACTGACCGCCCAAGCTAAATCTATTGACTCCTATTTCTATGTATCCATTCAGATCATTTTCAAAAAATGTTGCTGGATCAATCTCCATACTTACCTCCGCACCATCTTGAAATCCAAATTTTTTTTGAAGATTTCTCAACAACTCATCTAACTCATTTTTTTTTAACAACGAAGG
This is a stretch of genomic DNA from Prochlorococcus marinus str. MIT 0912. It encodes these proteins:
- the hemW gene encoding radical SAM family heme chaperone HemW encodes the protein MVAPPRSAYLHIPFCHKRCFYCDFSIIPIGDSVQVPGSPGITSVNAYLDLLHREISIAPQGPALSTIYLGGGTPSLLKKNELDELLRNLQKKFGFQDGAEVSMEIDPATFFENDLNGYIEIGVNRFSLGGQSFDDNILASIGRKHNSSQLIEACNWLNNFFKKGIIRSWSLDLIQNLPGINLSKWIKELNQAVETEAPHLSIYDLTIEPGTVFGRLHKKGNLNIPIESEAQKIDFLTNRFLKSRGFSRYEISSYSLPGHASRHNRVYWSGSGWWGFGMGATSAPWGERFTRPRTIAGYKKWLLQQESQLSEKALCNEKSKPMPLDELLMIGLRRREGIHFEELAKNSGWTQKECDKNLKLLENFWLNSLNDGSLLRNNGRYFLSDPRGMQISNQILIQMFLWWDSLDLD
- the panB gene encoding 3-methyl-2-oxobutanoate hydroxymethyltransferase, giving the protein MQTTELVRFKKFGKQIIVLTAWDAISSSIVEAAGADVVLVGDSLGMVVLGHATTLPVTLDQILHHTQAVCRGFSKPLSEQPLVVCDLPFLSYQCGEDKAVEAAGTLLKNSSASAVKLEGAEPETLLVIKRLIRTGIPVMGHLGLTPQSVHQLGYKSQARDKDSQEKIFKDSKMLQESGCFAIVLEHIPGEIASQLKNHLDIPVIGIGAGCNCDGQVRVTADILGLSISQPPFAKPFLAGRELCIDALKEWINSTNPDQANPTTKTFESKSDC